TGGTGACGGTCTCGGGCGGGGCCACCACGGCGGTCGTCACCTCGGTCGGCCTGCCCGCCGCGGCGCTGGCCGGCGGTCTCGGCGCGGGGCTGCTGGTGTACTTCATGGCGTGGCGCCGCGGGATGGACGGCTTCCGGCTCATCCTCATCGGCATCTCGGTGAGCGCCGTGACGGAGGCGCTCACCACCTGGCTGCTGGCCACCGCCGACATCCGGGACGTGGCGCGGGCCCAGGCATGGCTGGTCGGCTCGCTGGACGACCGCTCCTGGGACCAGGTCCGGCTGGCGCTGTGGGGCACGCTCGCCGTCCTGGCCGTCGTGACGTGCGCCGCCTTCCAGTTCAAACCGCTGCACTTCGGCGACGACGTGGCCGCCGGGCTCGGCGTCCGCCACCGGCTGGTGCGGGCCGTCCTGATGCTGTGCGCGGTGCTGCTGGCCGGGTTCGCGGTGAGCGCGGCGGGACCGGTGCCGTTCGTCGCGCTGGTGGCGCCGCAGGTGGCGCTGCGCCTGACGAAGTCCCCGACCCCGCCGATGACGGCGTCCGCCATGGTGGGAGCGGTGCTGCTGACCGGCGCCGACCTCGTCGCGCGCACCGCGCTGCCTCTCTCCCTGCCGGTCGGCGTGGTCACCGCCGCGATCGGCGGGCCCTTCCTCGTCCACCTCCTGGTGCGGGCCAACCGCCGCTAGGTGATAGAAAGTTAGGCAAGCCTAAACTCAAGGGGGAGGCCGTGGTCGCTCAGTACACCACCGAGACCGGTTCCGCGACACAGGACGTCCCGCGGCTGGCGGCCCGGGGCGTCTCGGTCGGCTACGGCGACCGGACCGTCATCGACACGCTGGACGTGGCGATCCCGCCGGGTGTGATCACCACCATCATCGGCCCCAACGGCTGCGGGAAGTCCACCCTGTTGCGGACCCTGTCGCGGCTGCTGAAGCCGACCCGGGGCTCGGTCGTGCTGGACGGCGCGGACATCGCGGAGCTGAAGACCAGGGACGTGGCGAAGAAGCTCGGTCTGCTGCCGCAGTCGCCGGTCGCCCCGGAGGGCCTGACCGTGGCCGACCTGGTCGCCCGGGGCCGTCATCCGCACCAGAGCTGGCTGCGCCAGTGGTCCTCCGACGACGCCTCGGTGGTGGAGCGCGCGCTCGCCATGACCGGGGTGTCCGACCTGGCGGGCCGGCCGGTCGACGCGCTCTCGGGCGGGCAGCGGCAGCGCGTCTGGATCTCGATGACCCTCGCCCAGGGCACCGACCTGCTGCTGCTCGACGAGCCCACCACCTATCTGGACCTGGCGCACGCCGTCGACGTGCTGGACCTCGTCGACGACCTGCACGAGTCGGGACGCACGGTGGTCATGGTGCTGCACGACCTCAACCTGGCCGCGCGCTACAGCGACAACCTCGTCGTGATGAAGGCGGGTTCGGTGCTGGCGCAGGGCCATCCGCGCGACGTGGTGACCCCCGAGCTGCTGCACGAGGCGTTCGGTCTGCGCGCCGAGGTGATGGTCGATCCGGTGGGGGAGCGGCCGCTCGTCGTGCCCATCGGCCGGACCCACGTCCGGGATCCGGGCGGCCGGAAGGCAACTCCCGCAACTTAGGCTAGGTTTACCTTACTCATCGCGGGTAAGGTGTGCCTGCCCGCACGGGCCGCAGCGGACTGCACGAAAGCAAGGGATCCCGGATGCTCCTCGATCGAACGGCACGTACGAAGTCCTGGCGGCGGCTGGCGGCGACCGTGTCCGCCGTGGCCCTCGGCGCGGGTCTCCTCGCGGGGTGCGGCTCCGGTTCGTCGGACGACAAGGACGACAGCGCGGGCGCCGGTGCCTCGGCGTCGTCCGGCGCCTTCCCGGTCACCGTGCAGCACGCGTTCGGATCCACCACGATCACCAAGGCCCCCGAGCGGGTCGTGACCGTGGGCTACACGGACGACCAGGACGTCCTCGCCTTCGGCGTCAAGCCGGTCGGCATGGTCGACCAGTACCCGAACCCGGCGGGCAGGAGCCCCGACATCAACACCCAGTGGCCGTGGGTGAAGGACAAGTGGGGCGACGCCCGGCCCACGGTCATCATGAGCAACGGCGACTCCGGCCCCAACTACGAGAAGATCGCCGCCCTGCGGCCGGACCTGATCATCGCCGTCTACTCCGAGATCGACCAGAGCGCGTACGCCAAGCTCTCCAGGATCGCTCCGACGGTGGGCCGTACCAAGGCCGAGAAGGAGCCGTTCAGCGCACCCTGGCAGGACAACGCCCTCCAGATCGCCACGGCGCTCGGCAAGGCCGACGAGGGCAAGAAGCTGGTCCAGGGCATCCGGGACCAGCTCGCCGCGGTCAGGAAGGCCCACCCGGAGTTCGCCGGCCAGAAGGCTGTCGCGCTGTCCTGGTACAAGGACGCGGTCGCGCCCTTCACCACCACCGACGTCCGCGGACAGCTCCTGTCGGGCATGGGCTTCAAGGGCCAGACCGAGATCGACAAGATCGCGGGTGACAAGTTCTACACGACGCTCTCCCCGGAGCGCATGGACCTCGTCGACGTCGACCGGGTGTTCGTCATCAACGACAAGGCCGACACCGAGGCGCTGAAGAAGTTCGCCCTCTTCACCAACCTGAAGGTGGTCAAGAACGGCAAGGTGTCGTACCTCCTCGACAGCGAGGGCCCGGCCGTGGGCGCCGCCATGTCGCAGGCCACCCTGCTCTCCCTGCCGTACGCCGTCGACGAGCTCGTCAAGTCGGCCGGTCAGGGGTGAGCACCCCGCGGACGCGTGTCGCCCCGGCCGTCCTGCGGACCACGACCGGCCGTGAGGCGGCCCGGTGGGTGGCGGCGCACTGCCGCGGCGCACCCTGGCTGACGGCCGGCACCGTGTTCAGCACGGTGGCCGGGGCGGCGCTCCAGATGCTCCCGGTGCTCCTGCTCGGCCGGGTGGTCGACGAGGTGACCGGGGGCAAGGAGCGCTCGGCGCTGCTGACCGTCGGAGTGCTGATGGTGGCCGCCGCGCTGCTCGGCGCGGCGGCCACCGCCGTCTCCACCTATCTGATCGGACGGCTCGGCGCCGACCTGCTCGCGCAGTTGCGCGAGGGCGCCGTCCGCGCCGTGCTGGGCATGCCGAGCGCCCGGATCGAACAGGTGGGCCGCGGCGATGTGCTCTCCCGGGTCGGCGACGATGTGGCCGTGCTGTCCAAGGGCATCCGCGCGGCCGTCCCCACGGTCTTCTCCGCGGGGGTGCTGGTGGCCGTCGCCACCTTCGGCATGTTCGGCCTCGACTGGCGGCTCGGCCTGGCGGGCGCCGGTGCGCTGCCCGCCTACGCGCTGGCCCTGCGCTGGTACCTGCCCCGGTCCGCCCCGCTCTACCGGAAGCAGCGGGCCGCCCAGGCGGACCGCGCGCAGTCGCTGATCAGCGGCCTGAACGGCATCGAGACGGTGCGGGCGTACCGCCTGGAGGAGGCGTTCCGCGAGAAGGTCGACGCGGACTCGCGGCGGGTGCGCGACCTCGGCATCGAGGTGTTCCGCTTCTTCGGCCGGTTCGTCGGGCGGGAGAACCGCGCGGAGTTCATCGGCCTGGTCCTGATCCTGGTGGTGGGTTACGCCCTGCTGGAGACCGGCTCCGCCACGCTCGGCGAGGTGGCGGCCGCGCCGCTGGTGTTCCACCGCCTGTTCACCCCGCTGGGCGCCATCATGTTCACCTTCGACGAGGCGCAGAAGTCGGGCGCGAGCCTGACGCGGCTCGTCGGGGTGCTCGCGGAACCCACCGAGGAACGGTTGGTGGGCGACTCGACCGCCGACGACGACGAGGGCGCCGCGTGCTCCGTGACGGTCAAGGGGCTGACGTTCACCTATCCCGGCGCCGAGCAGCCGGTGCTGCGGGATGTCGACCTGGCGATCCCCGCGGGCGGTTCGCTGGCCCTGGTCGGCGCGACGGGTGCGGGCAAGACGACACTGGCCGCGCTCATCGCCGGTATCGGCACCCCGCAGGCCGGGTCGGTGCGCGTCGGGACGACCGATCTCGCCGACCTGGACGAGGCCGGGGCGCGAGCGCTGGTGAGCATCCTGACCCAGGAGACACATGTCTTCTCCGGCCCGCTCGCCGAGGACCTGAGACTGGCCGCACCGGGCGCGAGTGACGCCGAGCTGACGGACGCGCTGCGTACCGCCGGCGCCCACGCGTGGGTCGAGGCGCTGCCGGACGGGCTGTACACCGCGGTCGGCGAGGGCGGCGAGCGGCTGGACGGCACCCGGGCCGCCCAGGTCGCCCTGGCCCGGCTGGTGCTGGGGCGGGCGCCGGTGGTGGTGCTCGACGAGTCGACGGCGGAGGCGGGCAGCGAGGGTGCCGCCGAACTCGAACGGGCGGTGCTGGCCGCGTGTTCCGGCCGGACCGCGCTGTTCGTGGCGCACCGGCTGACCCAGGCGGTGGCCGCCGACCGGATCGCCGTGCTGGACGCGGGACGGGTCGTGGAGCAGGGGACGCACGAGGAACTGGTCGCTCTGGACGGCCGTTACGCACGGCTCTGGAGGGCCTGGCGAGAGGGTGGTTAGGCGCCGAAAGTTAGGTTAGCCTTGCCTTAATTCCTGGAAGGTGCTGAGACTTCGATGATGGAACCGAGCGCTCGTCTCGTGCAGATCTCCTCCACGCGCCTGGCCGACGTACGGCGGCGCATCGGCGAACACTCCGACCGGACCATCGCCGAGGCATGTGCCATCGCACTGTCGTACTGGGCGACGGACCGCAGCCCGGACGGCATCGACCTCGCCCCCGGCACCCTCTTCGCCGACGTGCTCGGCTGGGTCCGCAACGGCGGCGGCGCCCCGCGCGGCTGGGAGGTGGACGAGGCCCCGGACGGGATGCGCGTCGCCGTCCCCGAGGGCGTGTCGCCGTCCCGGGCGCAGCTCACGCTGGACGACCTGGCCGACTTCCCGGACCGGCCCCTCGGCTCCATCGGCCCGTCCGGCACGGCCGAGCGACTGCGGACCCTCGCCGCCTGGAACGACACCGCCGCCGAACGGGTCCGGCCGACCGTCGTCGAGATGTTCCGCGAACAGGCGCGGCTCAGGCCGGACGCCGTCGCCGTCGTCGACGAACACCGGTCGCTGACCTACCGCGAGGCGGCACGCCTGTCGGCCCAGCTGGCCCACCACCTGATCGCCCGCGGACTCACCGCGGAACAGGTGGTCGGCATCTCGCTGGAGCGCTCGGCGGACATGGTGATCGGCCTGCTCGGCGTGCTCCAGGCGGGCTGCGCGTTCGTGCCGCTCGATCCGCAGTGGCCCGCCGCGCGCCGCGCCGTCGTCATCGCCGACGCACAGGTCGTGGTGCAGCTCAACGCCTCCGGCGAGCACGACGCCGCCGAACCCCCCGCCGTCGCCGTCGGCCTCGACGACTGGCGCCACGGCTCCCAACCCGACGAGGCACCCCGGACCACCATCCCCGGCGGGGCCCTGGCCTACGTCATCTTCACCTCCGGTTCGACCGGCCGCCCCAAGGGCGCGATGATCCGGCACGAGGCGATCAGCGAGCGCCTGCTGTGGCAGTCCGGCGAGATCCTCGGCTTCGGCCACGACGACGCCTCGCTGTTCAAGGCACCGCTGTCCTTCGACATCTCCGTCAACGAGATCTTCCTGCCCCTGGTGTGCGGCGGCAGGCTGGTGGTCCTGCGGCCGGGCGGCGAACGCGACCCGCACCACCTGCTGAGCGTGATCGCCGGACAGCGCGTCACCTTCACCTACCTGGTGTCGTCCATGCTGGACGTCCTGCTGGAGATCGCCGGCGACTCCGGACGGCTGGACAGCCTGCGACACGTGTGGTGCGGCGGCGAGGTGCTCACCCCGGAGCTGTACGAGCGGTTCCGCACCCGGCTCGACATCCCCATGTACCACGGCTACGGACCGGCCGAGACCACCATCGGCGTCTCGCACGTCATCTACCGGGGCGCGGCGGAACGCCTGTCGACCTCCATCGGCAGGGCCAACCCCAACACCCAGCTGTACGTCCTGGACGAGGAACTGCGCCCGGTCCCGGTCGGCGTCGGCGGCGAACTCTACGTCGGCGGCTTCCTGCTGGGCCGCGGGTACGTCAACGCGCCCGGCCTGACCGCGACCCGCTTCGTCGCCAACCCCTTCGCGGACGACGGGTCCCGGCTGTACCGCACCGGCGACCTCGCGCGGTTCGCCCCGGACGGATCGCTGGACTTCCTCGGCCGGGCCGACAACCAGGTCAAGATCCGCGGTATGCGGCTCGAACTGGAGGACGTCGAGGCCGGTCTCGCCGAACACCCCGGCGTACGGCACACCTGCGTCGTCGCCAGGAAGAACAGCGCGGGCGGCACCTGTCTCGTCGGCTATGTGATCCCGGCCGCCGGGCACGAAGGACTGCGGGCGGCCGAGGTCAGGTCCTGGGCCGCCGGGCACCTGGTGGAGTACATGGTGCCCGCCCACATCGTCGTTCTGCCAGAGTTCCCGCTCACCCCCAACGGCAAGCTGGACCGGCGCGCGCTGCCCGAGCCGGAGATCGCCACCGGCCCGACCGTCCGGCCCGTCACCGACGAGGAGCGGGTGGTGTGCGCGGCCGTCGCCTCGCTGCTGCGGCTGGAGGAGGTCGGCGTCGACCAGGACTTCTTCCAGCTCGGCGGCGACAGCATCCTCGCCATCTCGCTGCTGAGCGCGCTGCGCGACGCCGGTCTCTACGTCACCGCCGGGCAGATCTTCGCCCACAGCGTCCTGGGCGCACTGGCCGCGGTGGCCGGCCGCGAGGACGTCACCGGCGTGGACCACGGCGACGTACCGACCGGCCCCGTCACCGGATCGCCCGTCGTCCAGTGGCTCGGCGGCACCACCGACGCGATCGACGGCTTCGTGCAGTCGGTCGTGCTGAACACCCCGGCGCAGCTCACCGCCGACGCCCTCGACACCGTCCTCACCGCCGTCGTCGCCCGCCACGACATGCTGCGCGCCCGGCTCGTGCGCGGCGAACGCTGGAGCTTCGACATCCCGGCGGTCGGCACGGCACGGGCCCACTGGCAGGAGAGCGACCGGCCGCTGGAGGAGTGCGTGGCCCTCGCCACCGGCGGACTGGACCCGGACGGCGGAATCATGCTGCGGGCCGTCTGGCGCCGCGCTGCACGCCAACTGGTCCTTGTCGCCCACCACGTGGTCGTCGACGGCGTGTCCTGGCGGGTCCTGATGGACGACCTGGCCACGGCATGGCGCCGGTGCGCCGCGGGCGAACCCGTCGAACTGCCCGCGGTCGGCACCTCGTTCCGGCGCTGGACACAACTGCTGGAGAGCGCGGACTTCGGCCGGGACCGCGCGTACTACGAGCGTCCCCTGCCGGGACCCGACGCCCCGCTCGGCAGACGGGCGCTGTCCGGGGCCGACACCGTCGCACGGGAGAGGTCCCGGACCGTCACGGTCGGCCCCGACACCACCGCCGCCCTGCTCGGCGAGGTACCGGCACGGTTCCACGCGGGCGTCAACGACGTGCTGCTGACCGCGCTCGCCGTCACCCTCGCCCGGTGGCGCCGCGACCGGGGCCAGGACCAGACGTTCGCGCACATCGAACTGGAGGGCCACGGCCGCGAGGGCCGCCATGTGGCCGCCGCCACCGGCGTCGAGCCGGAACTGTCGCGCACCGTCGGCTGGTTCACCACGCTCTTCCCCGTGACCGTCGACCCCGGCACGGCCGACGACCTCACCGACCCCGGCTACCTCGCCGCCGCGCTCAAGGCGGTCAAGGAGGACCTCGCCCGCGTGCCGGGCAACGGCGTCTCCTACGGCGCCCTGCGCCACCTGGCCGGTGCCGCCTTCACCGCCCCCGCGCCCCAGGTCCTCTTCAACTACCTGGGCCGCTTCGACGCGGGCGCGTCCGGGGACTGGCAACTGACCGGGGCCACCGGGCACCTGGGCGAGAAGCGCGACCCGGGCATGCGCCTGCCCCGCGTCCTGGAGTTCAACGCGATCGCCGAACCCGCCGCCGGCGGCGAGTACGAACTGGTCACCACCCTCACCTGGCCCGACGGCATGTTCACCGACACGGACATCGACACGATCGGCGGCTACTTCCGTACGGCCCTCGCCGGGCTCGCCGCACTCGACGGCGGCGGTCACTCGCCCAGCGACTTCCCGCTGGTGCGGCTCACCCAGGACGACGTCGACGCCCTGGACGGCCCCGCGCTGCGCGACATCCTGCCCCTGACCCCGCTCCAGGAGGGCCTGTACTTCCACTCGGTCTTCGACGACGACTCCACCGGCAGCTACGTCGAACAGCAGGTGCTGACCCTGGAGGGCGAACTCGACGCCGACCGGCTCGCCGCCGCGGCCACCCGGCTGCTCGACCTGCACCCCAACCTGGCCGCGCGGTTCACCGCGCTCTCCGACGGCCGCGTCGTCTCCGTACTGGAGAGCGGGGCCCGCGCGCCGTTCACCGTGCTCGACCGGCCCGGCATCACCGACGAGGAGATCCGCGACCACGCCGAGCAGGACCGCCGCGCCGGATTCGACCTGGCCACCGGCCCGTTGATGCGGTACACGCTGTTCCGCGACGCGGCGGCCGGCCGCGACGTGCTGGTGCAGACCGTGCACCACATCGTCGCCGACGGCTGGTCCGTGCCGCCCATGCTCCGCACCCTGCTCGCCGAGTACCACGCGCCGGGCACCGTGTATCCGGCGGGCGGCTACGCCGACCATGTCGCCTGGCTCGCCGGACGCGACGCCGAAGAGAGCGACCGGGTGTGGGACGCCGAACTGGCCGGGCTGCCCGGCCCGTCACTGGTCGCGGCGGACCACACCCCCTCCGGCCGGTTCGCCGACACCTCCGCGCGGCTGCCGCAGGACATCGACGCGGCCGCACGGGCCGCCGGAGCCACCCTGAGCGTGGCCGTGCACAGCGCCTGGGCCCTGACCCTGGGCGGCCTCCTGCACACCGGCGACGTGGTCTTCGGCTCCACCGTCTCCGGCCGCGACGCGGACGTCCCCGGCATCGGCGACATGATCGGGCTGTTCATCAACACCGTTCCGCTGCGGGCCCGTTGGGACGACGGGACCACGGCGGGCGAACTGCTCTCCTCGGTGCGCGCCCACCAGAGCGCGGTCCTCGCACACCAGCACGTCTCGCTCGCGCGGATCGGCCGCCGGGCCGGCGCCGGCCCCCTCTTCGACACCCTCGTGGTGTTCGACGTGGCGACCGACGTCTCCGCCCTGCGCCGCCCCGGCGACACCCTCTCCGTCACCGGCATCGCCAACGAGGGCGCCCCGCACTACCCGCTGACCCTGGTCGTGGAGCGGACCCCCGACGGGCACCCGCGCTTCAACCTCATCCACGACACCGCGCTGCTGCGGGAGAACGGCGCCCAGGACATCCTGCGCAGGTTCACCCGCATCCTCACCGGACTGCTCGACCGGCCGGACGCCCCCGTCGCCGACCTGCTGCCGGGGGAGACCCGGAGCGCTGCGCCGACCGAACCGACCACCCTGGGCGCCCTGTTCGACGCCGCCGCGCTCCGCGACCCGGCGGCCACCGCCGTCACCGAGTGCGCCCTGGACGGCACCACCCGCTCGCTGACCTACGGCGAACTGGCCGAGGCGAAGGACACCCTGGCCGCCGCCCTGCGCGCGGCGGGAGTCAGGCCCGGCCGCCGCGTCGCCGTGGCCGTCCCCCGCTCCGTGGAACAGGTCGTCGCCCTGCTCGCGACCGTCTCCGCGGGCGGCGCCTATGTGCCGCTGGACACGGCCTATCCCGACGAACGCCTGGAGTACATCCTCGCCGACGCCGCCCCGCAGACCGTCCTCGTCGGCCCCGGGGAGCGGGACCGCTTCACGGCGCTGCTGGAACGGGCGGGCGTCGCGGCCCGCGTCCTCGTGCAGGGCGACGCACCGCCGCAGGACCCCGCCGGGTCCGCCGCGCAGGAGGCCGGCCCGCACGATGCCGCCTACGTCATCTACACGTCCGGCTCCACCGGCCGGCCCAAGGGCGTCGTCGTCCCGCACTCCAGTGTGGTGGCGCTGCTCGCCAACACCCGCCGGGACATGGGCTTCGGCCCGGACGACGTATGGGTGCAGTTCCACTCGTACTCCTTCGACTTCGCGGTCTGGGAGCTGTGGGGCGCCCTGGTGCACGGCGGCGAACTGCTCGTCCCCGACTACGCGTTGACCCGCTCCCCGGTCGACTTCCACCGGCTGGTCCGCGAGCGCGGGGTGACCGTGCTCAACCAGACGCCCTCCGCCTTCCACCAGTTCACCGAGGCCGACCGGCAGGCGGGCCTGCCCCTGCCGGCGCTGCGCCGGATCATCTTCGGCGGCGAGGCGCTGGACCTCGCGCGGCTGCGCGGCTGGACCGAACGCCACGGCACCGCAGCGCCCGAACTGGTCAACATGTACGGCATCACCGAGACCACGGTCCATGTGACCCACCGGGTGCTCACCGGCGACGACTTCGGCTCCGACGGCGTCAGCCCCATCGGGGGCCCCGTCCCCGGCCTGGTCGCCCATCTGCTCGACGACCGGCTCCGGCCGGTGCCGCCCGGCCGGGAGGGCGCCATCTACGTGGCCGGTGACCAGGTGTCCCTCGGCTACCTGGGCCGTCCCGGGCTCACCGCGAGCCGGTTCGTGGCGAACCCGTTCGCCGCGGACGGCTCCCGCATGTACCACACGGGCGACCTCGCCCGCCGCGCCCTCGGCGGCGAGCTGGAGTTCACCGGCCGCGCCGACGACCAGGTGCAGCTCAAGGGCTTCCGCATCGAGCTGGGCGAGGTCGAGTCCGCCGTACGGGACCTCGACGGCGTGACCGACGCCGCCGTCACCGTCGCGGACAGCGGAGACCACCTCGTCGCCCACGTCGTGGGCCGCGCACCCGCCGGCCTCACCGCGCTCCTCGCCGCGAAGCTGCCCGCGCACATGGTGCCGGGCCGCGTCCTGGCGGTGGACGCCCTGCCCCTGACCGTCAACGGCAAACTGGACCGCGAGGCCCTGGCCGAGCGGGCCGCCGCAGCGCGGACCGAGGAGGCTCCGGCGGCCGCCCCCGACTCCGTACTCTCCGCGCTGACCGCGCTGACCGGCATCTTCGCCGACACCCTGGACCAGCCGGGCGCCGACGCCGACACCGACTTCTTCGGCGCCGGCGGCGACAGCATCGTCGCCATCACCGTCGTCAACCGGGCCAGGGCGCTCGGCCTGCCGGTCACGCCCCGCGACGTGTTCCTGCTGAAGACACCGCGCGCGCTCGCCGGTGAGCTGGCCGCCCGCGCACCGCGGAGCGCGCAGGCCGCCGCGGCGCCCGCGCGGCGCGAGCACGGCCCGGTGCCGCCCACCCCGGTCATCCTGCGCCGGCGCGAACTGGGCGGCTCCCTGGACCGGTTCGCCCAGGCCAGGACCCTGGAGGTGCCCGACGGCATCGCCTACCGGGACATCGAGCGCGCCGCGAACGCCGTCCTGGCCGCCCACCCGGCCCTCGGGCTGCGGCTGAGCACCGAGCACGGCGTGTGGACGCTGCGCACCGGCCCCGCACGCGAGGCCACCGTCGTACGCGCGGACACGGCCGACGCCACCACTGCCGCCGACGAGGCCGCCGCCCGGCTCGACCCCGCGACCGGCGACCTCACCGCGTTCACCTGGCTCCCCGCCACCCGCACCCTGGTCGTCACCGTCCACCATCTCGCGGTCGACTCGGTGTCCTGGCTGATCCTGCTGGACGACCTGGCGGACGCCCTGCGCGGGCGGGAACTCGCACCGCCGACCACGTCCTACGCCGAGTACGCCGAGGCACTCGTCCAGGAGTCCGCCGACACCACCGGCCTCGGCCACTGGATCGACATCCTCCGGGCACCCGCGCTGCTGCCCGCGACCGGCGCGCTGCGCGAGACCACCGCCGTCCTCGATCCCGGCACCAGCGACCGGGTGACGCGCACCGCGCCCGCCGCGCTCGGCGTCGCCCTCACCGAACTGCTCTGCGGCGCACTGCGCGCCGCGCTGACCCGGATCCAGCCGGCCCCCACCGATCTCGCGATCGACCTGGAGCGGCACGGCCGCGTCCCCGTGCGCGAGGACCACGACTACACCCGCACGGTCGGCTGGTTCACCGCCATCGCCCCCGTACGGCTCACCGCGCACACCGACCCCGTCGCCGCGGCCCGCGAACTCGCCGAGCGACAGCCGGACGAGGCCGGGCATCTCGCCTACGGCCGGCTGCGCCACCTCAACGCGCAGACCGCCCCGCTGCTCACCGCCCGCCCGCAGGTGCTCTTCAACTACCTCGGCCGGGGCGGCGAGT
The sequence above is drawn from the Streptomyces sp. SAT1 genome and encodes:
- a CDS encoding FecCD family ABC transporter permease: MNTTVVKSSVAPGVRIGSVSFVWRPRVALVTLVLAAAAFLAFCLSIAVGDFPLSLSQVIATLFGRGERVDRFVIMDLRMPRALAGLVVGVALGVSGAITQSIARNPLASPDVLGITGGAGAVSVFLVTVSGGATTAVVTSVGLPAAALAGGLGAGLLVYFMAWRRGMDGFRLILIGISVSAVTEALTTWLLATADIRDVARAQAWLVGSLDDRSWDQVRLALWGTLAVLAVVTCAAFQFKPLHFGDDVAAGLGVRHRLVRAVLMLCAVLLAGFAVSAAGPVPFVALVAPQVALRLTKSPTPPMTASAMVGAVLLTGADLVARTALPLSLPVGVVTAAIGGPFLVHLLVRANRR
- a CDS encoding ABC transporter ATP-binding protein, which codes for MVAQYTTETGSATQDVPRLAARGVSVGYGDRTVIDTLDVAIPPGVITTIIGPNGCGKSTLLRTLSRLLKPTRGSVVLDGADIAELKTRDVAKKLGLLPQSPVAPEGLTVADLVARGRHPHQSWLRQWSSDDASVVERALAMTGVSDLAGRPVDALSGGQRQRVWISMTLAQGTDLLLLDEPTTYLDLAHAVDVLDLVDDLHESGRTVVMVLHDLNLAARYSDNLVVMKAGSVLAQGHPRDVVTPELLHEAFGLRAEVMVDPVGERPLVVPIGRTHVRDPGGRKATPAT
- a CDS encoding iron-siderophore ABC transporter substrate-binding protein; the encoded protein is MLLDRTARTKSWRRLAATVSAVALGAGLLAGCGSGSSDDKDDSAGAGASASSGAFPVTVQHAFGSTTITKAPERVVTVGYTDDQDVLAFGVKPVGMVDQYPNPAGRSPDINTQWPWVKDKWGDARPTVIMSNGDSGPNYEKIAALRPDLIIAVYSEIDQSAYAKLSRIAPTVGRTKAEKEPFSAPWQDNALQIATALGKADEGKKLVQGIRDQLAAVRKAHPEFAGQKAVALSWYKDAVAPFTTTDVRGQLLSGMGFKGQTEIDKIAGDKFYTTLSPERMDLVDVDRVFVINDKADTEALKKFALFTNLKVVKNGKVSYLLDSEGPAVGAAMSQATLLSLPYAVDELVKSAGQG
- a CDS encoding ABC transporter ATP-binding protein — translated: MSTPRTRVAPAVLRTTTGREAARWVAAHCRGAPWLTAGTVFSTVAGAALQMLPVLLLGRVVDEVTGGKERSALLTVGVLMVAAALLGAAATAVSTYLIGRLGADLLAQLREGAVRAVLGMPSARIEQVGRGDVLSRVGDDVAVLSKGIRAAVPTVFSAGVLVAVATFGMFGLDWRLGLAGAGALPAYALALRWYLPRSAPLYRKQRAAQADRAQSLISGLNGIETVRAYRLEEAFREKVDADSRRVRDLGIEVFRFFGRFVGRENRAEFIGLVLILVVGYALLETGSATLGEVAAAPLVFHRLFTPLGAIMFTFDEAQKSGASLTRLVGVLAEPTEERLVGDSTADDDEGAACSVTVKGLTFTYPGAEQPVLRDVDLAIPAGGSLALVGATGAGKTTLAALIAGIGTPQAGSVRVGTTDLADLDEAGARALVSILTQETHVFSGPLAEDLRLAAPGASDAELTDALRTAGAHAWVEALPDGLYTAVGEGGERLDGTRAAQVALARLVLGRAPVVVLDESTAEAGSEGAAELERAVLAACSGRTALFVAHRLTQAVAADRIAVLDAGRVVEQGTHEELVALDGRYARLWRAWREGG